CTGGTATAGGTTCCCCGGTGATACTCCAGGTACAGCTCCCCATCCCAGGTGTGCACATACTCTTCTGTAGCATCTATAGTCTCATGAAGCCGCTCGAAGTACTCCGTTGCCCGGCCCGTCTTCACCTGCGGAAGACCCGGCATCGTATCCAGCCGCCGCCGCATCTCCAGCATCTCGCGGTTGACGCCGCCGCCCCCGTCCCCGTAGCCGTAGGACAACAGCAGCTCGCGGTTCAGGTTCTTGTCGCGGTACTGCTCCCAGATGCCCTGCACAGAGAAAGGCTCGATCAGACCGTTGTAGGTGTAATACCAGGCCCCCGATTCCGGTCCCTCCGGTGTGGTGATGAAATGGGTCAGCACCTCGCTGCCGTCAATCCCCCTCCAGCGGAACGTATCATGCGGCATCCGGTTGTACTGGCTCCAGCTGATCTTCGTAGTCATGAAGGTGTCAATGCCCGACTTGCGCAGAATCTGCGGCAGCGCCCAGCTATACCCGAACACATCCGGCAGCCATAAGTATTTGCAGTCCACCCCGAACTCCTCGCGGAAAAACTTCGTCCCGTACAGAATCTGCCGCACCAGCGACTCGCCGCTCGTCAGATTGCAGTCTGCCTCCAGCCACATCGCCCCTCCGGCTTCCCAGCGGCCTTCTTCCACCCGCTGCTTGATCTCCTGATAGATCTCCGGGTAATCCTGCTTGATGTACGCATAGAGCTGAGGCTGGGTCTGCAGAAAAATATACTCCGGGAACTCCTTCATCAGCCGCAGTACGGTGGAGAAGGAGCGGGCCGCTTTCTCCCGCGTGTGGGTCAGGCGCCATAACCAGGCCACATCGATGTGCGTATGGCCGATGGCGGTTACCGTCACCGGATGCTCCCGCTCCATTTGGGAGAGCGCTTCAAGCAGCAGTGCTTCTGCTTCCCGGACTGAGGCATAGAACGCCGCGCTTCCCGGTTTGGACCAGTCCAGCCTGTTGAACGCCTTGTTCAAGGCGGTTAGCAGCTCATGCTTCTCCGTCCGGCTGTCCGGAAGCTGCTTGATAGTCCCAAGCACCGCCCGCCCGGTGTAATAGAGATTGTCGGCGGACTCATCGAGATAGGCCAGCTCTGCCCGCTTGATCTTGTGCTCCTGCGGGATGATCTGCCCGTCACCGTTCAGGCCTGACCATAGGCGGAAGGTGAAATCCAGCTCGCTCCCGGCTGCACCGTCTTCCAGGAACACCTCCTGATGGTTGGAGTCCACCCCCTGATACGGCTTCCCGTCCAGGTAGAGCAGCGACTCGAACCCGCTGTTATTCCCCCCGCCGGTGCGACCGAAATCGAACAGACCCACAACCCGCTTCCCCTGCCATTCCGCAGGCACAGTTACCTTGCGGTGCAGCCACAGATAGGCATCATAGCCGGTCCAATACTCTCCCGTCCGCAGCTTCCTGCCCCCGTCAAGCGCAGGCGGATAGGCACCGTTAGCCCCCTCCGGATCCTCAGTAACCTGCCACTCCTCTAACTCAATCTGCTCACGGTATCTGTACCCCGCAAGCTCTCTCAACCGCGAGCCAAGCTTCTCTTCTGTCCAGAACATTAACATTCTCCTCCCATGTTATAACACGTGTTATTAAACGGGCAAAAAGTGGGGGCTGGCTGAGAACAGGTGCACTTGTGCTCCTCATTCGCTCGTATAGCTCATCTCAACTAGCCTACTTCCAGCCACCCCCAGCTCCACTCCCGCCAGCCGCTACGCACTTTCCCCCGGCCGCAACACGGCCGGGAGCCAGATTTTCTCCGTCTGGCCAGCTTGCTTTCCGCCGCTCATCTGCTGAAGCACACAGCGTACCGCCTCTTCCCCCATGCTCACATAAGGAATCTCTACGCAGCTGAGGGAGGGCAGGCTGAGCCGGTGGCCCTGGATGGTATTGTCGGCGGCCATGATGCGCACATCCTCGCCGATCCGCAGGCCCAGCTGATGGGCCGTCCGGTACAGCTCCGGGATCGCGCTCGACCAGTTGACCAGGAGCGGCGCATACGGCTGGCCGTGATCTCCCGCGAGTCCCTGCAGGCATTCTGCCCACTCGCCGCCATACTCCTTGATGCGGACAATCACCGGCTTCATCCCGTGCGCTTTGCACCAGCCTATGTAGGCGTCCCGGCGGTTCCGCTCTGCCCAGTTATCTGCCGCCGCCTCATGATAGACCTCGGCATAGACCGGTCCGGGCTGCGCCGCTGTTCCCTCGCGCATCAAATACCCTAGCGCGGTCTCCACACTGCCGGAATAATCAGCCAGTATAGAGTACACACCAGGCACTTCCGCATAGCCTTCCACGGAGACATAAGGAACTCCGGCGCTGCTGACACGGGAGGCCCATTCCTCGTCCCGGTAGCTGGTGTGGTCCAGGGTGACAATGCCGTCAATCTTCCGCTGGTGATACAATTCCAGCAGCTCGGCCCTGCCGCCCGCATTCCCCTTGGGGCGCGGAGAGCAGAGCAGGATGTGATACCCGCTCAGCTCGCACTCCTGCTGCATCCCCTCCAGCAGCCGGATGAACAGCGGATGGCGGGTATCCCCGTAAGCGGCCAGCGTCATGCTTCTTCCTGTCTTCATGCTGCGCGCACCCGCGTCCACATGATAATTCAGCTCACGGATCGCTTCCAGCACCGCCTCGCGTGTGTCTGCCCCCACCCCGATGCCGGGCGTATCGTTCAGCACCGCCGAGACGACACTGCGGGACACGCCGGCCCGTTTGGCTACATCGAAGCTGGTCACTCTTTTTTTGCCCATAGTTCAGCACCTCAAGGGAAGTATAACACGTGTTATCAAATAATGTATAGCGCTCTCTTGAAAAATGACACACATGTCACTATAATAAAAATGACGCATGTGTCATTATAAACAAGGAGGAATCCTCATGTCACCGAGAATCTCCGATCAGCAGAAGGTGGAACGGCGCCTGAAGATCCTGAATGCTGCGAAGCTGGTATTCACCGCCAAAGGCTATGAAGCTGCTACCTTCAAGGACATCCTGGATGAGACCGGGATGAGCCGCGGCTGGATCTATCTGTATTTCCAGACCAAGGAGGAAATCTTCGAGGCACTGCTGGACCAGCAGGACATAGAGTATGAGCAGTATCTGGCGGAGCTGACAGCGCAGCACCCTACGGTCTGGGACGCCATCACCCGAATGTACGCCGATCAGCAGACAGACCTTATGCGGATGCCGGGCGGAAGCTTCATGCCGGCCTTCTACGAGTATTTCCTTGGCGGTTCAAGAGATGAGCGGCGGCGGAAGCTTCTGTTGAAGCGGTATGAGTCAGGTCTCGCACGCTTAGAAGGACTGCTTCGCACAGGAGTGGAGCGCGGGGAATTCAGCCCGGTGCTGCCGCCCGCCCAGATAGCAAGAATTGCCGCCGCTTACCAGGAAGGAATCTTTACACATACCCTGGCTGTGGGGCCTGAGCTTGCCCAGACAGAATTACAGATAGAAGCGCTGCTGGATTATCTGAAGCAGCTGCTGAATCCGCCGCCCCGTCTGGCGGCTCAGGAATAGGAGGCTGTATATGGCGGCGCTTTTTCGCAACCCTGTCTTCACCAGGCTGTTCCTGGCCAACTTCGCTTCCCAGCTCGGAACGGTGGTCGGGAATATGGCCTTTGCCTATTATCTGGTCGATCATTTCAGTACCCGTCCCGCGCTGGCGGCAACCGCTGAACTGATGTATTCCCTGCCCACTCTGGCTGTATTCTGGCTGGTAGGGGTTATCGCCGACCTGCTTGACCGGGCCAAAATAGCAGTATACAGCGACTGGATTAGGGCCGGATTAACGCTGCTGCTGCTGGTAAGCTTGCATTTCGACCTGCTCACCTTATGCTTCATGCTGCTGTTTCTGCGCAGCGCTGTAGCGAAGTTCTTCGGTCCCGCCGAGATGGGGTTGCTGCAGGGCAGCATCGGCCAGGAGCAATATGTGCAGGCTGTCGGCCTGAACCAGATGATTATGGGACTGTTCATGCTGTTCGGCATGAGCCTGGGCGCATTCGCTTACCGCTTCCTTGGCATTGAGGGCGCCATTCTGATCGACGGCATCAGCTTCCTCGTCTCCGGACTGCTCATTCTGAGCTGCCGGTTCCATGAGGATGTGCGGATGCCCGGCGGCCGCCACGCCCTGCGGGATATCCGTTTTCCCCGGCTCATCGGAGATTTCCTGGAGGGTCTTCGTTACATTCTCAGTCACAAGCTGCTGCTGACGCTCATCTCCGGCTTCCTGTTCTTCGGTGTCGTGAATGGGGTGTTTGCGGTCCTGCCTATTTTTGCGATGAAATATAAGCTCAGTCCCGATTCCTACATGCTTCACGCCTCTCTCATTACGCTGTGCCTGGGCATCGGTTTCCTGGCCGGAAGCATGGCAGCCTCCCCG
This region of Paenibacillus sp. FSL K6-1096 genomic DNA includes:
- a CDS encoding LacI family DNA-binding transcriptional regulator; the protein is MGKKRVTSFDVAKRAGVSRSVVSAVLNDTPGIGVGADTREAVLEAIRELNYHVDAGARSMKTGRSMTLAAYGDTRHPLFIRLLEGMQQECELSGYHILLCSPRPKGNAGGRAELLELYHQRKIDGIVTLDHTSYRDEEWASRVSSAGVPYVSVEGYAEVPGVYSILADYSGSVETALGYLMREGTAAQPGPVYAEVYHEAAADNWAERNRRDAYIGWCKAHGMKPVIVRIKEYGGEWAECLQGLAGDHGQPYAPLLVNWSSAIPELYRTAHQLGLRIGEDVRIMAADNTIQGHRLSLPSLSCVEIPYVSMGEEAVRCVLQQMSGGKQAGQTEKIWLPAVLRPGESA
- a CDS encoding TetR family transcriptional regulator translates to MSPRISDQQKVERRLKILNAAKLVFTAKGYEAATFKDILDETGMSRGWIYLYFQTKEEIFEALLDQQDIEYEQYLAELTAQHPTVWDAITRMYADQQTDLMRMPGGSFMPAFYEYFLGGSRDERRRKLLLKRYESGLARLEGLLRTGVERGEFSPVLPPAQIARIAAAYQEGIFTHTLAVGPELAQTELQIEALLDYLKQLLNPPPRLAAQE
- a CDS encoding MFS transporter, encoding MAALFRNPVFTRLFLANFASQLGTVVGNMAFAYYLVDHFSTRPALAATAELMYSLPTLAVFWLVGVIADLLDRAKIAVYSDWIRAGLTLLLLVSLHFDLLTLCFMLLFLRSAVAKFFGPAEMGLLQGSIGQEQYVQAVGLNQMIMGLFMLFGMSLGAFAYRFLGIEGAILIDGISFLVSGLLILSCRFHEDVRMPGGRHALRDIRFPRLIGDFLEGLRYILSHKLLLTLISGFLFFGVVNGVFAVLPIFAMKYKLSPDSYMLHASLITLCLGIGFLAGSMAASPLIRRFTRTRVLITGLLLSSLLIVALGSANSVWVYLPLVLIEGLCIAPVNIAIGSWLPELVVPQTMGRVNALIEPIMMLGHSLALGLMALAFPAVVSVTWLHYILGLCTLLVCVYYGFALPPLVRRLARNNSNSSPAERAG